In Halobaculum limi, one DNA window encodes the following:
- a CDS encoding methylglyoxal synthase: MRLALIAHDEQKETLIDFAREYTDTLSTHDLLATGTTGKRLNEETDLTVERKSSGPLGGDMQIGAEVVNGDCHGIVFLRDPLTAQPHEPDISALLRICDVHDVPLATNPTSASYLVEGIGLGE; this comes from the coding sequence ATGCGCCTCGCGCTCATCGCGCACGACGAACAGAAGGAGACGCTCATCGACTTCGCTCGCGAGTACACCGATACGCTCTCGACGCACGACCTCCTCGCGACGGGGACGACTGGAAAGCGCCTGAACGAGGAGACGGACCTCACGGTCGAGCGGAAGTCGTCTGGCCCACTCGGCGGTGATATGCAGATCGGTGCGGAGGTGGTCAACGGCGACTGCCACGGCATCGTCTTCCTCCGAGACCCGCTGACCGCTCAACCGCACGAACCCGACATCTCCGCGCTGTTGCGCATCTGCGACGTTCACGACGTGCCGCTGGCGACGAATCCCACGTCGGCGTCGTATCTCGTAGAGGGGATCGGTCTCGGCGAGTGA